One Acinetobacter pullicarnis genomic region harbors:
- a CDS encoding GFA family protein, with translation MLKGHCLCGAIQYEYHAALEQSILCYCRDCQQAQGGIMAWNSPIQKKFFKIIQGEDLLSAYFHTPNKARVFCRVCASPIYSYRIDLPQIIRLRLGTVVEGDIPAPTEIFYAEAKPEFDL, from the coding sequence ATGCTGAAGGGACATTGTCTTTGTGGCGCAATTCAATATGAGTATCATGCTGCGCTTGAGCAGAGTATTTTATGCTATTGCCGTGATTGCCAGCAAGCACAGGGTGGGATTATGGCGTGGAATAGTCCGATACAGAAAAAATTTTTTAAAATTATACAAGGTGAAGATTTATTAAGCGCTTATTTTCATACACCGAATAAGGCGCGGGTATTTTGTCGGGTCTGTGCTAGCCCAATTTATTCATATCGAATTGATTTACCACAAATTATACGTTTGCGCTTGGGAACGGTGGTTGAGGGAGATATCCCAGCACCTACAGAGATATTTTATGCAGAGGCTAAGCCAGAGTTTGACTTATAG
- a CDS encoding GatB/YqeY domain-containing protein, translating into MTLKNQITDAMKNAMRAKEMATLTVIRSLQAAIKQIEVDDRIELDDTQVLAVLEKQIKQRKESIKAFEAADRLDLASKEQAEFEVLSQFLPEAMTEEALDSLIEQVITAQEATSMKDMGKVMNSLRPIIAGRADPAQVSAKIKAKLA; encoded by the coding sequence ATGACTTTAAAAAATCAAATTACCGATGCAATGAAAAACGCGATGCGCGCCAAAGAAATGGCCACGTTAACGGTAATTCGTAGTCTTCAAGCAGCCATCAAACAAATCGAAGTCGATGATCGCATCGAGCTTGATGATACTCAAGTTCTTGCGGTCCTTGAAAAGCAAATCAAACAACGTAAAGAGTCTATCAAAGCTTTTGAAGCTGCTGATCGACTAGACTTAGCAAGTAAAGAACAAGCCGAATTTGAGGTTTTATCTCAATTTCTACCAGAAGCTATGACTGAGGAAGCGCTTGATTCACTGATTGAGCAAGTAATTACTGCTCAAGAAGCTACTAGCATGAAAGATATGGGTAAGGTGATGAATTCTCTACGTCCGATCATAGCCGGGCGTGCCGATCCTGCACAAGTATCTGCAAAAATCAAAGCGAAACTCGCTTAA
- a CDS encoding IS4-like element ISAba1 family transposase (programmed frameshift), producing the protein MTHLNELYLILNKYLKWNKSHLKCFALIMLVIILKQTCNLSSASKALPIKCLPQSFYRRMQRFFAGQYFDYRQISQLIFNMFSFDQVQLTLDRTNWKWGKRNINILMLAIVYRGIAIPILWTLLNKRGNSDTKERIALIQRFIAIFGKDRIVNVFADREFIGEQWFTWLIEQDINFCIRVKKNFIVTNHLGKNHKISDLFRHLKVGQIECRKRRILVGRVKLYISALQLENGELLLVVSPQFNANAIQDYALRWEIETLFSCLKGRGFNLENTRLTDPRRVKKLIAVLAISFCWCYLTGEWQHDQKKVIKIKKHGRLSMSLFRYGLDYVQMAIQRLIGFGKKEEFKEILAILRRQNPDRIRVL; encoded by the exons ATGACACATCTCAATGAGTTATATCTTATCTTAAACAAATATCTAAAATGGAACAAGTCACATTTAAAGTGCTTTGCGCTCATCATGCTTGTGATTATTTTAAAGCAAACATGTAATCTTTCTTCTGCATCTAAAGCCTTGCCCATCAAGTGCTTACCACAATCATTTTATCGACGTATGCAGCGCTTCTTTGCAGGTCAGTATTTTGATTATCGTCAAATTTCTCAGTTGATTTTCAATATGTTTTCATTCGACCAAGTGCAACTGACTTTAGATAGAACCAATTGGAAATGGGGAAAACGAAATATTAATATCCTGATGCTCGCAATCGTTTATCGTGGAATAGCGATACCTATCCTTTGGACATTGCTTAATAAACGTGGAAATTCAGATACGAAAGAGCGTATTGCTTTGATTCAACGCTTTATAGCCATTTTTGGTAAAGACCGTATTGTGAATGTGTTCGCAGACAGAGAGTTTATCGGTGAGCAGTGGTTTACATGGTTAATTGAACAAGACATCAACTTCTGCATTCGTGTTA AAAAAAACTTCATTGTCACCAATCATTTAGGAAAGAATCATAAAATTAGTGATTTATTTCGCCATCTTAAAGTTGGTCAAATTGAATGTCGTAAACGACGGATTTTGGTTGGTCGGGTGAAACTATATATAAGTGCACTACAGTTAGAAAATGGAGAGCTTTTACTCGTCGTTTCTCCTCAGTTTAATGCCAATGCTATTCAGGATTATGCATTACGCTGGGAAATTGAAACCTTATTCAGTTGTCTCAAAGGACGCGGGTTTAATCTTGAAAATACGCGCTTGACAGACCCTAGACGAGTGAAAAAATTGATTGCGGTGTTAGCTATAAGCTTCTGTTGGTGTTACTTAACGGGTGAATGGCAACATGATCAAAAAAAAGTGATAAAAATAAAGAAGCATGGACGACTCTCAATGAGTTTATTTCGCTATGGTTTAGACTATGTTCAAATGGCGATTCAGCGTTTAATTGGTTTTGGGAAAAAAGAAGAGTTTAAGGAAATTTTGGCAATTTTAAGAAGGCAGAACCCTGATAGGATAAGGGTTCTGTGA
- a CDS encoding M48 family metalloprotease: MKKVLLSVGLSLSSLCSSTFAFYANNTTVVEVPEIGGGVGLIDQQNEKMIGEKVYRQVHSQLPVLLDPWLEDQFMLIFSNILSQTQLGRPIGLVLVNDPQINAFAVPGGLFALNTGMITSAKNMDEVVGVMSHEIAHVSQRHYSRSQEAFKGQGLLALAGILVGAVVAAKGDGDVGGAVMMGTQAAMMDRQLNYSRNQEREADRIGMQFMSGANYNPQAMADFFETMNRSRSFVSFLPDFWLTHPLTSERMSEARLRANQLPKVPYNNSQQEFDIIKWYALAVSKQSSEQQLQVLANQKNYAGLLALATYYLQHGDYEQAQRQLDIAKKINPEHTLLVLLQTDLYLGQNKIEDAYQSVAPKQRIMPENRALSFKLAEVYIRQKKPEQAEKLVNQFLRKNDRDILAWQLMQQAANIDAQNPMRTVNVLRNRAEVEYWSGAEDSAIKSLLHAKRLSKDNQAMSAKIEARLKVMQEERQMKI, encoded by the coding sequence TTGAAAAAAGTTTTGCTCAGTGTAGGGCTTAGTTTAAGCTCGCTTTGTAGTTCAACCTTTGCTTTCTATGCAAACAACACCACTGTGGTTGAAGTTCCAGAAATTGGGGGCGGTGTTGGCTTAATCGATCAGCAAAATGAAAAAATGATCGGTGAAAAAGTTTATAGACAAGTGCATAGTCAGTTACCTGTTTTACTTGACCCGTGGCTTGAAGATCAATTTATGCTGATCTTTTCAAACATACTGAGCCAAACACAATTAGGTCGGCCAATCGGGCTGGTCTTGGTGAATGATCCGCAAATTAATGCATTTGCAGTTCCTGGTGGATTATTTGCCTTAAATACTGGCATGATCACCTCCGCAAAAAACATGGATGAAGTGGTTGGGGTGATGTCGCATGAGATTGCACACGTGTCACAACGCCATTATAGTCGCTCACAAGAAGCCTTTAAGGGGCAAGGCTTGTTAGCTCTCGCAGGTATTTTGGTTGGTGCGGTGGTTGCTGCCAAAGGCGATGGTGATGTGGGTGGCGCAGTCATGATGGGCACTCAGGCCGCGATGATGGATCGTCAGCTCAACTATAGCCGTAATCAAGAGCGTGAAGCGGATCGAATTGGTATGCAGTTTATGTCGGGTGCAAACTATAATCCGCAGGCGATGGCAGACTTCTTTGAAACCATGAACCGCTCACGTAGTTTTGTGAGTTTTTTACCGGATTTCTGGCTGACCCATCCATTGACTTCAGAACGTATGAGCGAAGCACGTTTGCGTGCCAATCAATTGCCCAAAGTTCCTTATAATAATAGCCAGCAAGAATTCGATATTATCAAGTGGTATGCCTTAGCCGTATCAAAGCAAAGTAGTGAGCAGCAATTGCAAGTTTTGGCTAATCAGAAAAATTATGCTGGTTTGCTGGCGCTGGCGACCTATTATTTGCAACATGGTGATTATGAGCAGGCTCAGCGGCAGCTTGATATCGCCAAAAAAATAAATCCTGAACATACGTTACTGGTATTGTTGCAAACAGATTTATATTTGGGCCAAAATAAAATTGAAGATGCCTATCAAAGTGTTGCACCGAAGCAACGGATCATGCCTGAAAATCGCGCCTTAAGCTTTAAATTGGCTGAAGTCTATATTCGCCAGAAAAAACCTGAGCAGGCTGAAAAACTGGTCAATCAATTTTTACGTAAAAATGATCGCGATATTCTAGCTTGGCAACTGATGCAGCAAGCTGCCAATATTGATGCGCAAAACCCCATGCGGACAGTCAATGTGCTGCGTAACCGTGCTGAAGTGGAATATTGGTCTGGTGCGGAAGATAGCGCGATTAAATCGTTATTACATGCCAAACGCTTAAGTAAAGATAATCAGGCCATGTCTGCCAAAATTGAAGCTCGGTTAAAAGTTATGCAAGAAGAAAGACAAATGAAAATCTAG
- the crp gene encoding cAMP-activated global transcriptional regulator CRP → MASNFSYLSTDALSPGQLPESLKALLKRAHINRFPKRMTIVDAGSESKSLYLILKGSVSIILREDNDREIVVAYLNPGDFFGEMGLFEANPQRTAEVRTRDTCEIAEISYENFHELSQQYPDLSYAVFAQLVRRLKNTTRKVTDLAFIDVSGRIARCLIDLSAQPEAMILPNGRQIRITRQEIGRIVGCSREMVGRVLKTLEEEGMIETEGKAILIFDSSLEQASVEAEQVTEE, encoded by the coding sequence ATGGCTTCTAATTTTTCATATTTAAGTACAGATGCATTGTCGCCAGGACAATTGCCCGAGTCACTTAAAGCGTTATTAAAACGCGCCCATATCAATCGTTTTCCGAAACGAATGACCATCGTTGATGCGGGTAGTGAATCAAAATCACTGTATTTAATTTTAAAAGGTTCAGTTTCAATTATTTTGCGCGAAGATAATGACCGCGAAATTGTTGTAGCATACTTAAATCCTGGTGATTTCTTTGGGGAAATGGGGTTGTTTGAAGCGAATCCTCAGCGTACAGCTGAAGTCCGCACCCGTGACACCTGCGAAATAGCAGAAATCAGTTATGAGAATTTTCATGAGTTAAGTCAGCAATATCCAGACTTAAGTTATGCCGTATTCGCACAACTGGTTCGTCGATTGAAAAATACCACCCGTAAAGTGACTGATTTAGCGTTTATTGATGTATCTGGCCGTATTGCACGCTGCTTGATCGATCTATCTGCGCAACCTGAAGCAATGATTTTACCGAATGGCCGTCAAATTCGTATCACTCGTCAAGAGATTGGTCGTATTGTGGGTTGTTCACGTGAAATGGTTGGTCGAGTCCTCAAAACACTCGAAGAAGAAGGTATGATCGAGACCGAAGGGAAAGCGATTTTAATCTTCGATAGCTCTTTAGAGCAGGCTTCTGTTGAAGCTGAGCAAGTCACTGAAGAGTAA
- a CDS encoding OsmC family protein, whose protein sequence is MQTSVHWLENVAFEAKSQSGHRLVMDGAEAYGGQNLGPRPMELILMGLGGCASFDIVTILKKSRQDVTGVVCELKAERADTIPAVFTKIHLHFVVTGKQVKEKQVAKAVELSAEKYCSASKMLADGGVEITHDFEIIETEV, encoded by the coding sequence ATGCAAACAAGTGTACATTGGTTAGAGAATGTTGCTTTTGAGGCAAAATCACAAAGTGGACACCGATTGGTTATGGATGGTGCCGAAGCCTATGGGGGGCAAAACCTTGGCCCACGTCCCATGGAGTTGATATTAATGGGACTTGGAGGTTGTGCTTCGTTCGATATTGTGACTATTTTGAAGAAATCTAGACAGGACGTGACAGGCGTAGTTTGCGAGTTAAAAGCTGAGCGTGCCGATACAATTCCTGCTGTTTTTACCAAAATTCACTTACATTTTGTTGTGACTGGTAAACAGGTCAAAGAAAAACAAGTGGCCAAGGCCGTCGAGCTATCTGCTGAAAAATACTGCTCTGCGAGTAAAATGTTGGCTGACGGTGGTGTTGAAATCACCCATGACTTCGAAATCATCGAAACTGAAGTATAG
- the tsaD gene encoding tRNA (adenosine(37)-N6)-threonylcarbamoyltransferase complex transferase subunit TsaD, protein MIVLGLETSCDETGLALYDSEFGLRGQVLYSQIKLHAEYGGVVPELASRDHVRKMIPLLNELLVQSNLKKSDIDAIAYTRGPGLMGALMTGALFGRSLAFALNKPAIGVHHMEGHMLAPLLSETPPSFPFVALLVSGGHTQLMAAYGIGQYEMLGESIDDAAGEAFDKVAKMIHLPYPGGPNISKLAEQGDPTAFAFPRPMLHQGLDFSFSGLKTAVSVQLKKPESEGRDADIAASFQEALVDTLVKKSVKALKQTGLKSLVIAGGVSANSRLRERLQAELSKIRAAVYYAEPALCTDNGAMIAFAGYQRLKAGEQDGLSVTTTPRWPMTELSNPSLQVES, encoded by the coding sequence ATGATTGTTCTCGGCTTAGAAACCTCATGTGATGAAACCGGTCTAGCGCTGTATGACAGTGAGTTTGGGCTAAGAGGACAGGTACTTTATAGTCAAATTAAACTACATGCCGAATATGGTGGCGTAGTGCCCGAATTGGCTTCACGCGATCATGTTCGTAAGATGATTCCGTTATTAAATGAACTCTTAGTACAAAGTAATTTAAAAAAATCTGACATTGATGCGATCGCTTATACCCGAGGGCCGGGCTTGATGGGCGCACTGATGACTGGTGCTTTATTTGGTCGTAGCCTAGCATTTGCTTTAAATAAACCTGCAATTGGGGTGCATCATATGGAAGGTCATATGTTGGCACCTTTGTTGTCTGAGACACCACCCAGCTTTCCCTTTGTGGCTTTGTTGGTTTCGGGTGGTCATACGCAATTAATGGCTGCTTATGGGATTGGTCAATATGAAATGCTGGGCGAGTCGATTGATGATGCGGCAGGGGAAGCATTTGATAAGGTCGCGAAGATGATTCATCTGCCTTATCCAGGCGGTCCAAACATTTCTAAACTGGCCGAACAAGGCGACCCAACCGCCTTTGCCTTCCCACGACCGATGTTACATCAGGGCTTAGATTTTTCGTTTAGTGGTTTGAAAACTGCGGTTTCTGTGCAACTCAAAAAACCAGAATCTGAAGGCCGAGATGCAGACATTGCAGCTTCATTTCAGGAAGCACTGGTTGATACCTTGGTGAAGAAATCAGTTAAAGCATTAAAACAGACGGGTTTAAAAAGTTTGGTGATTGCGGGGGGCGTGAGTGCCAATTCGAGACTGCGCGAACGCTTACAGGCTGAGTTGAGTAAAATTCGAGCAGCAGTTTATTATGCAGAACCGGCTTTGTGTACTGATAATGGGGCGATGATTGCTTTTGCAGGGTATCAACGTTTGAAGGCAGGAGAGCAGGATGGTTTATCGGTTACGACCACACCACGTTGGCCAATGACTGAGTTGAGTAATCCTAGCTTGCAGGTTGAATCATAA
- the rpsU gene encoding 30S ribosomal protein S21, with translation MPQVKLKEGEPVDVAIRRFKRSCEKAGVLADVRKREFYEKPTQERKRKKAAAVKRYQKKLARESVRTTRLY, from the coding sequence ATGCCACAAGTTAAATTGAAAGAAGGCGAACCAGTAGACGTCGCTATCCGTCGTTTCAAACGTTCATGTGAAAAAGCAGGCGTTTTAGCTGACGTACGTAAACGTGAATTTTACGAAAAACCGACTCAAGAACGTAAACGTAAAAAAGCTGCTGCAGTTAAACGCTACCAAAAGAAATTGGCGCGTGAATCTGTACGTACTACTCGCCTTTACTAA